The genome window GTAAGTTTCCATTCTGTTCTGAGAAAGATAAACTTGTCAATATATGGGGCTTAGATGGTGAATTGCTCTCTTTCACAGTGGCATGCATTTAGCTTTCCTGAATTGTGCAACTTCCTGCGAATCCTTCAGCGGGAGGAAGAAGCACACGTAAGAGAGATCGTGAAGCGCTACGCTCTTGCTAGAGACATGATGAAGCAAGCCATGGCCCCGATGACTACACCGGGTTGACACCGAGACACTCAGCTTCACACTGGAATAATTAGAAGACATTCTTCCATGAAAAGTGTCGATAAGAAATTTTATGTCATGGTAAAGGGGAATGAAATAGCTCAGGTGATGATGTTGTATGGATTAGAGATTGGTAATAAAGCAGGGAGTTTGCTGTAATATTTAATGTGAATTACTTAAAGGTTCAGTTCAGGGTGATTTTGATCTAGTACAGCTATGAACTGGACTGACTCAAAACATATGAAATTGTTGTGGACTAATTGATCACACTTCTTTCTTTAAACATCATGCTGCTTGATTAGATTATTTAAAGTGACATATCTTAGTTTATCTGGTTTATCATCTTATACTCAGTTTTATTCATGTTGCAAcgatgttttttaaaattgtggCACTTTAATCAGCCTCTGAAAATGAGTTGGGTAAGCTGAAATGTGTGGATGTTCAGATGATctaataaaatgtgaaaaatggcTGTTTAATATGAAACTTTTGATTATTTCTAACAGCGTGCCCGACTAGAAGGCCCATTGTGGGGGACCACAGTAGTTTCCACATGAATATTACACTCATATGTGATTGTAGAACATCTCATTCAAATGTAGGTATTAATATGCTGATATGTCAGCCTTGATTCTTCTAGAAGGGCTTTTGACAAAGTCTTTTGAATGTGGCTGAGATTAGGCGTCTACACAACAAACACACTCATGTGGGCCCACAGTGGGTAGGCGTGGGGCTGTGTGGACAGGGCAAACCCACCCCTCATTGCATGTGGGCCCAGTTGGGTGTGTTCACGCAGGGATAGCAGCAGTTTTATCCTTTGGAGACCCTAAAAAGTTTTCTGTGGACAGCCCACAATGTGCTTGCCTACAGAAAACTGCTTTGGGCCCCACATGGGCAAGTAGTTTTGTCTGTGTGAAGGTTTCTGTTGGCATCCCTTAGCAGCTTTGGATATCTGCAACCCACTGGTGATCAGATATGCCCTACTTCTCACCCTAAGTATCAAGACCCACAGTGAGCTGTTCACTGTAGGTCACCGTTGCTGCCTCTACTTCTAGCATCTTCATTATTACACTTGCCTCCCTCTCAGTCACATCCATAACATGCCATATCACAAAGCTCAAAACATCTGAAACTGCTTTCTTGAACATTACAACACTGGACCTTTGGCATGTGGTGTAACTGGATATTGAAATCATGGTTGAGCAGCTGACAAATCAGGAGCAACTGCGTGATGTTATCAACATGGTCCAaaatctgaggaatgtttctggTGAATCAGTGCCATGaaaaattaaggcagttctgaaggcaaaagggagtCCAGCCTGGTACTAATAAGGTGTAGTAAAGTGTCCAATAACTGTATATGTGGCAAGGGGTGGCTATACTATTGGCTCATGAGCACGGGTGTCAAACAGAAGACATGGGGGAccagcaaagactccaatctgtCCCAAAGTTTGGCTTTGGAAAATGCAGAGAACataaattttggacttttagttttattttgataggtTTTCAGGCTTTTCCTATTGATGAAGACCTCCATCTTGgtcatactacaccaaagtaattcaGTTATAGATTTATGTAATTTGGCACATTTACTTCTTATAGTTTAATCCCAAAGAATCGTgctgatcttttttttcccatctactacagcagcatttctttattatGTAGAAAAAACAGAGAGGTGCTGTTGAATTAGCActtcttttttaatattaagCTATCTGAGgaattaaatgtgtagttaaaatTCTATACACTTGAAAAAAGGGACAGTTTCACTAGTTTCGGCCCAACATGAGATCAAAACGGACAAGTCACTAGTACTATTATATTCCTGTCCATGTGATGGCGTTAGCTCACCACAGCGTCTCTGCACCAAGCTTCAGAGGGAAAGGACAGAAGAAGAACGTGGCCGTCAGATAGCATAAACAACTTAGCGTAGCTTTGTGTGATATGAGGTCTGTGCTTGTACAGAATTAGCGAGCCAGTAACATAAATTCATCAAAGAGAAATTCTTACCTACGAGCACACTGCTGCGCAATTTAGGTATGTGCTCCGCTAAGCTAAAGCGACGAGGAACAGCACGAACTGTTAAATCAGTCCATGCTAGCCCATGGCGACGTcaataaatgttattttgtttAGGAACATGTTGACCTGGCTAATGCTAGTATAAAAGCTAATGGTGATGTTAGCAGACGGTACATAAAGTGACATAAAAGCAGCTACGATTAGCGCAGCCGGGATAAGTTTCTCAGCACTGGTGACAAACTGATCTTGGTGTCGGGAAAGGCTTACTAGCTAACTGCTATGGCTTCAAAATGTTACCGAGTCTTCTACTAGACAGATAGAAGCAGATATTCATGTTGATGTGTTTGATTTAAACTCCATATCTAACCATTTGTAATTCGTGACACAGAAGCGTGACTGCGTGCGTGATTTTTGGCTGCTGTGTTATTCTAGCACCGTCATGCTTCTGGCCTACAGCAGAAAATGATCATAACTGAACTCAGTCCGGACTTGTCTTGTTTAAAGAAAAGTCAGGTCTCGGCCTTTCTTAAAGTAGCATTTTGtaaaaatgactaaataaaTCAATACGTGCCATTATGTTTTGCCTGAAAGCAGCTAAAGCTACCCTTTATTTGCCACTTTTCACAGGTGTCACACCCTGAAGGCACATTTCATCTTGTACAGTAACACTGTAGCACCACTGGCAGCCTCGGGACCCGAGAAAATAATGTGCTGCAGCTGAAGATGGGAGGTAGCGGCTCCAAATCCAAAGGATTTTGGCCTTTTTCTGGCTCAGGTAGTTCAGACGATCCAACCAAAGATGGAAATGAGCAGACACTGGCAAGAGTTCGAAGTTTCCCGGGTGCCACTCCTTTTGTCTTTACAAGAAGAAGGTAAATGTAATGTCGTCATACACCAAGACACTCATTtatgacattgttgttgacttgTGTCGTTTTTAATTAGCAGTCTGTGGGTTTTTGAGTAGACTGAGGTTCCAACTCAAAAGCAGTGCTCGAAAAGGATtgtttcatgcatgttgtccaGCCTTATTTAAACTGGGCGATGTATGTGTGTGATGATTTTGCAAagattttgaaaatatttaacaGCAATGTGATACAGTGTGTTCTTTCGAAGGGGGGGGGAATGTAAAGAATGGTTGAAAATGttctttgtaaaaatgttttcgGTGAAAACAGAGTTACACATTCACCTTTGGCCAACACTATTGAGAGAGAAAAAGTCCTAAGATTTATGGTGTTTAACCAGTGAATCACACCAGATCAGCTGAGGTTGTTCTTCCTGCTAATGTGTCCACTATTTTGATTCTCCACACTGTATTTAGACTGGACACAAGCAGACTTTAACAGACCTGTAGTGGTTTTAACTACCCTCTTACGCACCACTTTTACACTGATCTGgttgtttgcttttcattttgttttggttttttttcccccctcacacTGTTAACCTTTTAAAACCAGCCGTTTAACCCACAGGAAGACACTGTTTTCATTTTAGccaacatttctttctttctttctttctttctttctttctttctttctttctttctttcttcttctttttgcacATCACGCATGAATGGGAAGTGGCTTAAGGTGTATTCAGACACCTTAAGTTTGACATCTTAAAACCACACTTATGTGGATGTTCTTTGTGGTACACAAATTAGAGTATGTGGACCAGAAATATTTACACAATACGTGCGTAAGAAGCAAGCTAGCTTGTgtgtattaaaaataattactgtGCGCAAGTAATTTTGTGTCTTTGCTCCAGCTCAATGTTCTTTGATGAAGACGGTGACTTGGCCCATGAGTTCTACGAAGAGACGATTGTGACAAGAAACGGCCGTAAAAAAGCGAAGCTGAAGAAGATTCAGAAAAACCTCACACCTCAGGTGAGGAAATTAAGATTTTAAAGCAAGACTTTACACACTAATACCAGATCTCTGTAGCATATGTCCAAATCGTTTTATTTTCTCGTGTCCTCACAGGGAATTATAAAGCTGGACCATCCGTGCATCCATGTAGATTTCCCAGTTGTCATCTGTGAAGCCTGACAATGTCTGAGGAGCGTCTCGGACTAGCCACTGTGTCAACTCCGTCCTTCGGCTTCCACTGCAGATGGAAGCCCGAACCACCTTTCAAAATAACATGATCTCTTGATATATTTGATGCCCTTATGTGGACAGGCTGATGCATTGTGTGCTGAGCCTCTGCATGTGATCTGTTTTTGGCTTGTGTGCAGTTAAGACACAAAATAGGTCACCAGTAGGGATCTAGAATGGTGCCAAGCTGGGGAAAATCAGTTTACAGATCTTGGTTTGTGTGCATGTAAGTGTGACTGTGTGCAGATTTGGGATGACACATGACTGAGGCCTGAATATTTAGCAGTAGATTGTCTTCTGGTTTGATTCATAAAACTCAAAGAGCTGAAGGAGAATGTAATGTTCTTCCCTCCAAAGGGGTCTGAGCAAGAGTTGAAAAGTTGCCAGTGCACACTTACGTTTTTTGACATTATGACTCGCTTCATTATGCATGGAACAGGATCTACTTATGGGACAGCCCAATGAGTTGACAATCAGTGGCTCACAAACCCTTAATGTCACAATTTAATGTTGGAAGGACTGGCTTCAGTGACCTCAGAGCCACAAGATGTGCATCGCAGCAGTGAGTCTAATGACAGatcctgttgttttctttgctggTTTGACATACAATGTTTAACTTTTAATTTAttataactgttttttaattacaaaataaaatgctgaATTAAATCACATTCCTTTTCTGTATCCAAACTTTACAGATGAACATTTCAATGTACCGTAACTTCACATAATCACAGTTCATTATGAAATATTCCAGTAAAAATCAGTAAGAGCagtgaagacaaaagaagatTAACATGGACACTCGTGTTAatcttttgtgctttttttggccCTAGACAGTCGTCTGGGTTTCTATATTAACAGTGATGGATAGATAACTACAGTTTAATTACACAGAGGTCATGGTGGGAAATTAAGATCTTCTAGCAACGGGAGGGGGTTAAAGCCCCTGCCATATATGGTAACCACACCTGACATTTGTAATGTGGTTGGCTCTTGGAATTTAGACCTGCATGGGAATGGCATCAACTAATCTTGGAAACTATTCAGGTGCCTTCTGGGAATGTGGAGTCATGACTATAAAGCCATCAGTCTGGCCCTGGTGGACACTGCATTTTTCACGAGTTTTAATACAAGTAATCACATTCAATTATGTTATTAaaggttttaaaatatttcaagtTTCGAGGATTGGATTGGAGTACTTTTAAGTTTTCAGTAGTTTGACTTGCCAAGGCTTTGCTATCCTGTTTGAATTTGACTTCAGTAAAAGAGTCAATTATTTAAAGAAAGATGAACTTTTATATAACTCTCAAAGCTCATAGAAACTATTTGCCAAATAATCCTTTATATAACAGGCAGTTGAATCtttttacagagtttttaaaCACAGGAGTGAGCAGAAGGTGGATGTGTATTTCAAATGTCGCTCTTGACCTCCACCTACAACGAAGTTAGGCACTTGTAGAGGAAATTGCGATGGCAAACCAGCACTTGGAAGTAAAGCGTGTATAAGAGCATCTGCTAATGAGTTATGGATGAAGTTAAGACAGAAGTAAAGACTATCAATGCAGTCACCATGGGAAAGGGTTTTTTGACAAAGCTGTCTAATATTGCTCTTCTTAGAGGATAAAGAGTTTAGTGCCAAAATCCACTACACTTTATTGCTTTTATGAAGTGTCTCTGCTGCAGTCTTTGGGCTTTCCCCCTGCCCCCTCTGTGGGTACGTACTGTTTTCAGTCTGGGGAAGACATGCCATGTtattacttttttgttgtttattttctcaCAGCTGAACAAATATAAAAGGCCACAAGGTGAATTGCAGTCTCAGGATTAATGAAATTGACTCAGCAAACCACATATCCTCTGGTTTTGCTGACAGGTCACATGACATTTTAAGCCATGCAGTAATGTCAATatattcttttgtctttttaaaggaGTATTTAAATTATTCCACCTTCTAATAGATATATCTGACAGCTTTTTCTTAAGGTGTAAGTAATAGCACAATTGGGTTATGAAGGTCAAGAATGAAAACGTGCTTTGTTGTTATAAGCATGTTGATGAGTTTTTCTATAAAAACTCTTTTCAAAGGAAAGAGTCGATAACTCAGATTGTGGAAAATAACTGGGTGGATTCTGATTAAGTGGAAAACGTGCACCTCAGTCTAGTTTACATTTCATTTGTTATTGCTGAAAACCAGACACAATAACAATCAGAGGTCACAAGCGGCAAAGTGTTACATGTTACTTGGAGTTTCTGGTGGACATTAAAAAATGCTCTTTTGGAATAATACattttgtgaaaaagaaaaacacagtttcaACAATGTTCTTATCAAGATGTGTGGAAAGAGGCACCGAATGCAACGGGAAACAGTCTGACAAGGGCAAAAAATGAGGACAGGACTATTTTTATATTCTGCGGACTGATGAGCGACATGACACGAGGcacaaaaaagacaggtggaagtaataaatgctaCGAGACAGGAAGACTTAAACATGATACAGACAGAGTGGAAGACAGAAGGAACAAGCCCAGTGATGAGAAGGAGAAACAATACCAGCAAAATAATAAGATCAAAACAGGGACCAGAAACTCTGTAAAGtgtaaagtaaaaaagtaaaactcaaaagctttaacaaaaaaaaaaacaacttttacattattttatacttttaaaTACATCAACTTTAAATACAGCAAATATCCTATTAACCAAATGTATTTAAGACTAGCTGTGCTTTAGAACGATGCTAATGGGGTGCCTCCCTAATACATAAACAAACATATTATTTCAAAAATTACAGTTTTATCTTTAGTCTTCTGACTGATAAAGGAGAGGTAGAGTTTACTGGACAcatattaaataaacaaatcaaCAGAATAAACAGTTTAAGAAATTACCGTTTTAGCTGATTTTAAACAGAatttatgcgtgtgtgtgtgtgtgtgtgtgtgttaaactaAAAAGGCTCTAATTTTCACTTCTACATATTGCAATGCTAAAAAATCTTAGAGCTctagactaaatgtttatttgtattCATAATGGATGGTGGGTGCTGTCACTTTGTTCCTGCTCAGGCTCCTCGAAAGCTGCTGTCTTTCTCTGAGCTCTCACCTTCATGCTCTAGCGTCTGGCccttctccacctcctcccctgATACTTATACATCTGACTCCCCTTCTACAATTTTGAGTACAATCCTTTCTGTCTCACTCAGCATTCTGCTTCCTGAAGTATGGGCGTAGGTTGAAAACGGGACTCCTGCTGTTTATAGTACTATTTCAGTACTAAGTTGATGTTAATCTCATATTTAAGATAGAAGAACATTTTTAGCGACACAAAGATAATATCTGCAAAGACATGAGTTAATCTCCTTTGTTGCTATAAAAAGTGGAAGCTGCAATGCCGGTCACTTTGAAGAAAGTCAGTGTTGTATGTTGGTCAAATCACTGCAAACAAAAAGCTCAGGCTGTCTTCTTGACAGCTCAGGAGGACACATATAGATTGCATACATTTTTTTTGAGAAAGAGGTCTCAGACTCCTGTTTCTCACAGAGGAGACTGAAAACTATGTTCAGATGCAGCCTAGCAGGAACCCACCACTTACAGTAATCTGATTTAATTAGCTGAAAGGGAGCAGCCTGTGTGTCTCCAAGTGTCACAGTAAGTATTAAATTACTGTGATATTACTTACCATGATCCTGACAACATATATTAGGATCCTCGCACTGGATTATGTATTGTTTTGCAAAACCCAATGAGTTTGTGTGAATGTGGCCTACCCATGTAAAATTTACACTTGATTCATGTAAGACCCAGCAGGCAAAAATCCTGTTTGAGAAGTAAAGTCACACCACTGAGTTTTAGTGATGAAAGTAGCTTCCTATATTAACTACCACGCTTTAAAATTAAGACCAGGTAAGAATATAAAGTGAGGGGTTTGTACTTGCGTGTGCAACTTAGTGGTTAAGAGGTGGGGTTTCCTTGACATTTAAATAGCAATGAACAACTGTTTTTGTATCCTCTGTTAGACAGATCTCTTAGGAGAACTTTCTAGACTCTTGGCACAGAGCACAAGGACTgagctgtatttatttttaacaagtGGACAGCTTGATTGATCCACTTTCATTTGGAGATtataaagtaaaagaaaagacTGCTGGTAAGACACATAATTACTactcttttaaaaaatgacagttttaaaaagaaattgaaGGTATTCACAGCAGTGGCATAGCACTttttagtgtttaaaaaaatgtttaaaaaatatcttGAGATGTATAACTGATGCtatcaattttattttaatgcaggGGCACATGAGATGAGACATGAGAGTTTTTCTCGCTCTACACTGCCTAACAATTCAAATCAACCTCACTGtaaaagtgacaaactaagCCTATAAACCTGAGAGGTCACCATTTCCAAAGTTTAGTGTGATCTGCAGGTCATTTAAGCTAGTTGATGAAAATGCATCAATCATCTATAGTGCATATCGATTTAAATACACTATATCATGGATACTAGACTTTTTTAAGCAAAAACTTACGTATAGTTAAtattttttagtttgcatttaTTAAgctcttgtttaaacaaaaggaagcaaaaTAACCTTTCCATTCCACTTCCGAGTGCTGCAGTTCATCCATTCAGGTTAGGGTGATAATCAGATCTAAATCAGGAGCAAAACACTAGATTTTAATCTAAGATTCGCTTTTATCAGTGAAACTTCCTTCAGGGCAGAACTCGAAGAACAGGCTAACTTGATATTAATTCACGAGGAGGGGGGTAGGTTTTACTGCTATGTACATTTACCCTCAAATTCAAGCCATATGAAGCTGTGATCATGGTGAAATATTTTTATTCTGTAAAGTAATGTGAAATGATGGGAACACTGTTGGGAAGATAAACGGGAAAACGCGGATAAAATACGTCTTTCAATAACTGAACACCCCCCTACTCAGGAAGTAAATGCAATGAACTGTTGTTGCTCAACTCACCACTCCTGCCATGGTCTGGGAGAATTGATTAATTAGTAGTCATCGATAtgcatagaaaaaagtgaggTTATTCCTCACATGGCAGGGCAGTGGAAAATAACTTACCCGACGATTACATGAATGGAATAAACTTAACTTCTCGGCTTCAGCGGAACAGGTTAGAATGGACACGAAGAAGACAGCCGTTAGCTAACTTAGCACGGTAGTCCGTTTCAATGAAACTTTGAGCTAACGGCGAGGTAACGTTCGGTaatgtatttatataaagtatatatatgtgtgtatatatatattttaacattaCATGTTTACCAGTAGCCTATTTAGCTAGCTTCCCACAACTATTTTCAAagtaattaaaagtagttttaATTTCCTTCCTGAAGAATAGAGGAAGTTTTTTTGTATGACTTTATTTGGTATTATTTGAAAATACAAATGAGTAATGAGGTAATAATGTAGTAATAGCTCACAGAAACCTTCGTGAGCAAAGCAAGCGAGCTTTGCTTGCGAACGATTTCCATATCTATATATCTAAATATATAGATAATAGATTATAAATAGATTTGAACTATTTCGTTTAGGTTTTGGCTGAATTTAACAAAACTGCTTTGTCTTTTACAGACAAAGAGGGGTGAAGGGTGAGCTGTAACCATGGAGGCTGCATTTCACCCTTTCTTCACCACAACTGGCCAGCTGCCCTGGTTGCTTCTGACTGTGTTTACATCGTGGACAGCCTTTTGTTCTGCAGAAATAAAGCAGACAAGAAGGCCATTATATACCCAGAAGCCAGTTCTTCTTGCCTGGAATGCCCCAACACAGGAGTGTGAACCACGACATAGAGTAACCTTATCTTTGAGCCAGTTTGACATTGTAGCGACCCCCAATGAGGGCTTTGTGGGGCAAAACCTTACAATCTTCTATAAGGAACGTCTTGGGTTGTATCCCTATTATAAGCATGATGGCAGTGCGGTGAATGGAGGCCTTCCACAGCTTGTCAGcctcactgagcactcaaaaaAGATGCCCGAAGgccttaaaaaatacataaaagtgCCAGGGGCAAAAGGTTTGGCTGTTATTGACTGGGAGGAGTGGCGTCCTATATGGGTCAGAAATTGGGATGCTAAACTTATCTATCGAAATAAATCCTATGCAATGATAGCCAAAAAGAACCCTACATGGACCTCAAAACAAGTGGAGAAAGTTGCAGAACAAGAATTTGAGCTATCGGCTCAAAGATTCATGCAGGAGACTTTGAAACTGGCCAAGAATATGAGGCCCAATCAGCTGTGGGGCTTCTACCTGTTTCCAGATTGTTACAACCATGACTACAACAAGAATGGTCTGCAAAACTACACAGGCCACTGTCCTTCAGTGGAGGTGGACCGCAATAATCATCTCAACTGGTTGTGGATGGAATGTACAGCACTTTTCCCGTCAGTATACATGGAACCTGTGCTACGCTCAACGAGCCAAGGGCGCCTTTTTGTCCGGAACAGGGTGAAGGAGGCAATGCGCCTGGCATCTGTTGGGGATGGATTAGCACGTCCTGTTTATGTTTACACCCGACCTACCTATATCAGTCAAACGACTCTCCTAACTGAGGTTAGTTGGCTAGAACAGAATTTTATACAAGACGATTACACTTTGATCAATACAAGTGTGATTTAATTTagatcatcattattattattatatttacattatgcaacaacacacaagcaaacaaagCCAACATTAGCCTAAATTTGATGAAcataaatatactttttaaaaaataaaactataccATCTGTTTCTGACGGAGACACACCAATTTGTTGTCCTTCACCACAATCATCTTCAGGTTCTCAATTTTTATTCTTTGGTGGAGTTATTATAAAATTAAATCAGTATTTATAGTCACTTACACCTTCCATATACAGGTGTTAGGAAATCTCATTCAACTGGCAACTAGACATTAGTACTGGATATAAAATGTGTGTATATTTGACTGTCCTACTAAAACACAGGTTACTGTATGATTTCACTGAACAGCCctgaactgtttttgtttttagacagATTTGGTCTCCACAATTGGTGAGAGTGTTGCACTTGGAGCTGCAGGTGTAATCTTCTGGGGCGACACCTCTCATGCAAGCAGCAGTGTAAGAACAGTATTTTCTATGCTTCTTTGATGCTGAACTGCTTGGTGATTAGTGGCAAGTCAAGTTAacgtttcttttttgtcttccaGGCCAACTGCTCAACCCTAAATGATTATCTTAAGGGACCGCTGGGTCGGTACCTGCTCAATGTGTCCACAGCAGCAGAGCACTGCAGTCATGTGCTATGTAATTTCAGCGGCCGCTGTTTTCGCAGAATATTGGACAGCGATATATATCTGCATCTCAGCCCTTCAACACACAAGATAACTAGTCAGAGTGGCCAGCTCAAGGTTACAGGAATGCTCAGCCAAACTGAGAAGACTTTTTTCCACAAGCACTTCCAGTGCCAGTGCTACAGTGGGTACAGGGGTGATGACTGTACTTTGAAAGAAAAAGAGCCCAATAGAGCCTCCTCTGTATTAGGGACTTGGCCTCTTTGCCTTTTACTTCCGCTCGGACTCCTTACTCTTCTACATTGAGGAAACAGAGACTAACTATTTTCTGTTTCAGCGAGCCTAGAAGTGGACAGTTTAGACTTTTATGCATAAATATGGAAATTATATTGATGCATTGACAATACCAAGTAATCTGAGACCTCCCCAAGCTGTTTTTGTCCTGGCATGCAGACTGATGGAACATAAATATCTGTGGGTAGCAAGTTGCAGCAACAACttgctgtcagtctgccccagggcagctgtagcttgcatccaccagtgtgtgaacattagagtgaatgaatagtggaattgtaaagcactttgggtgcctagaaaagcgctatataaatgcaatccatcatTATAACAATGGGCTGAAATGAATGTCCTACCACCAAGATTACCTTGTAGAAAATCATGCCTAAAATCAGTCTTTTCTCAAAGTAATCACCAGATAAATGGATGTTGAGTAGCTTTACAGGACCTTAGTGTAAATGTTTTACTGTCTCCATAGTGAAGAGAAGCCAAAGATATCTATTTTTGAAAGCTTTTTTTATGATTGGTTTAACATCAGAACAACAACACATGGCTTAAAGTAGAAAAAGTGGATAAAAGGGAACAGACGCACACATATTTACAGGTTATTGGTGCCTCATGGCAAAACAGACACTACATTACAATAGTATTATATAGTATGAATATCAAGCTCTTAAGTGTCTTATTAATGAAATACAAGCCAGTCTTAAAtctcttttgtatttttttgcttAGAGAAACATCAAGGATGGACCTGCTTGTTTTCAGTTCAATATTGTGCCTTAACAGGGCTGAAACCAGCTCTCTTTTGCAGTTGCAGTCTTTATGTCCTTGCTTTATATTGATATAAACTCCATCATGGCTAACAATTTTATTATAACCGAACAGTGCAGAGCAAATACATACACGT of Maylandia zebra isolate NMK-2024a linkage group LG5, Mzebra_GT3a, whole genome shotgun sequence contains these proteins:
- the tusc2b gene encoding tumor suppressor 2, mitochondrial calcium regulator b, encoding MGGSGSKSKGFWPFSGSGSSDDPTKDGNEQTLARVRSFPGATPFVFTRRSSMFFDEDGDLAHEFYEETIVTRNGRKKAKLKKIQKNLTPQGIIKLDHPCIHVDFPVVICEA
- the hyal2b gene encoding hyaluronidase-2, which encodes MEAAFHPFFTTTGQLPWLLLTVFTSWTAFCSAEIKQTRRPLYTQKPVLLAWNAPTQECEPRHRVTLSLSQFDIVATPNEGFVGQNLTIFYKERLGLYPYYKHDGSAVNGGLPQLVSLTEHSKKMPEGLKKYIKVPGAKGLAVIDWEEWRPIWVRNWDAKLIYRNKSYAMIAKKNPTWTSKQVEKVAEQEFELSAQRFMQETLKLAKNMRPNQLWGFYLFPDCYNHDYNKNGLQNYTGHCPSVEVDRNNHLNWLWMECTALFPSVYMEPVLRSTSQGRLFVRNRVKEAMRLASVGDGLARPVYVYTRPTYISQTTLLTETDLVSTIGESVALGAAGVIFWGDTSHASSSANCSTLNDYLKGPLGRYLLNVSTAAEHCSHVLCNFSGRCFRRILDSDIYLHLSPSTHKITSQSGQLKVTGMLSQTEKTFFHKHFQCQCYSGYRGDDCTLKEKEPNRASSVLGTWPLCLLLPLGLLTLLH